From the Ctenopharyngodon idella isolate HZGC_01 chromosome 3, HZGC01, whole genome shotgun sequence genome, one window contains:
- the timp2b gene encoding metalloproteinase inhibitor 2b, giving the protein MSRSRSVVPLLLLVLCGAAEFAEACSCSPEHPQQAYCNADVVIRTKVVGKKEVVTGKDAYGYPVKMIQYDIKQMKMFKGPDREIDTVFTGPSTALCGVKLESDGKKEYLITGNLDSNNTLRVSLCDYIESWESLSMTQKKCLGQRYQMGCDCKVVQCSVIPCSISSPTECLWTDWVLEGTVQGTQAQHFTCVKRNDSSCAWYRGSAPPKKEFMDIEDP; this is encoded by the exons ATGAGCCGCTCGCGCAGTGTTGTTCCTCTGCTGCTGTTGGTGCTGTGCGGAGCCGCAGAGTTTGCCGAAGCCTGCAGCTGCTCTCCTGAACATCCTCAGCAGGCGTATTGCAATGCGGATGTCG TCATCAGAACCAAAGTAGTCGGAAAGAAGGAGGTGGTTACCGGCAAGGATGCCTATGGCTATCCAGTCAAAATGATCCAATACGACATCAAACAGATGAAG ATGTTTAAGGGCCCTGATCGAGAGATTGATACCGTCTTCACAGGCCCCTCCACAGCTTTGTGCGGGGTCAAACTTGAGAGTGATGGCAAAAAGGAGTACCTGATTACAG GTAATTTGGATTCAAATAACACATTGCGTGTAAGTCTTTGTGACTACATTGAATCTTGGGAGTCTCTGAGCATGACACAGAAAAAGTGCTTGGGTCAGCGCTATCAGATGGGCTGTGATTGCAAG GTGGTCCAGTGTTCCGTCATTCCCTGTTCCATTAGCAGCCCTACAGAATGTCTTTGGACTGACTGGGTGCTGGAGGGAACTGTTCAGGGCACTCAGGCTCAGCACTTCACCTGCGTTAAGAGGAACGACAGCAGCTGTGCCTGGTACCGTGGATCCGCCCCACCTAAAAAAGAGTTCATGGACATTGAGGACCCATAA